Part of the Xiphophorus couchianus chromosome 19, X_couchianus-1.0, whole genome shotgun sequence genome is shown below.
GCTTTGGTGGCAAACACTGACATTTTAGGTCAGAGTCATACAGAGACCTTTTGGTGTGTCAGGCACTTAAAGATAAAAACCGACACatgaacaagatcttaaaacatcGTACAACATAACAACAACCCATATTTATCAATAATCTAATATGGACTTGGATCATTGACTTGATCATAACCTTCATCCTCAGAGAGGTGAGTTGATTGTGACTGTGTGAAGTGCAAATATTATGCATCTATATGCCAGATATAGAAATTAAACTTGCTGATcaattgattaattaaattGTTCTCAAGAATGAGTGTGTGGGTGgatgattgtttgtcctgtctgtctctgtgttgccctgtgatggactggctaTCTGTTCAGGGCGTAGTTCGCTTCTTTCCTGTTGACCACTGGAGCTAAGCATGAATGGATGTTTTGAGGTTCTCAATTGATTCTCAACCAAATACATAATCTTTACACTAATAACTCTCAAAGCAACTGATAACAGCAACAAAAGCaactttgagaaaaaataattcaaagagGTTCTCACTAAAAGattaaatgtcaaaatcaaTCAGGTGGTTTGTGTGACACCTGACGCTCTCATCTGAGCCTAAAActgtgtcatttttgaccaaCTCATGTTGGTGGTTAACACACAGTGGTTTGATACATTTGCTTTATGAGTTATAACACATACATATCTCAAGCCTTGTGTCTTAGAACACCTTATGAACTGTTTATTAGTCCTAATAATATTCTCACGGTAACATTTCCAACAGGTTATAATGGCATCGAAGATTACCCAACTTTTCACTAGACATagctaattatgtttttttgccactatccactgaatgaagaagaaattcTTGAATTTTAATAGTCCTTCTGCACTTCCTTCAGCAAAACAACTTTGGGAATGTTGTTAAACTACCTTCGTCCATCACTAGAGACAGACAGATTCCTCTGTGCAGCTTATCTGTGAGTATCTCTGGAATGGAGAgtttattattcttctttttcaacACTTAAGACCAATTGGACAAACTGTAAGCTTGCTTGGGTTTTATGTTGACAATTGAAATTAGGAGTTTGATCTGAATTTAATGAATGTGCTTAATGTTTATGGTTCCTTTTTAAGCTAAAAACACAATGTGACATTTGCAAAACAATGTCCAAATCCCACAGTTGTAGCAGTAGCCTCTCAAAGGTTTGATCCAGAGGAACAGTAAACTTGCAGAActagaaaaaacagatttttatctgGCTGCAAGGCGATGGTGGTAATCTGCTTTATGTAATTTTCCACAATAGCTGCATCATGACTTGTCTCAACTActaaacagaataaattcaaagtggaaaaatgtgaatgtgAAATCAATAAAGTAGACAGCAGTAAAATTGCTCATTTGTTAGTTACTTTAGATAGAAGCATCAGTCACATGCAAGAACAAACATACATACTAtcatctgaagaacatttctaggattAAAAGACTATGTCTCAGAAAggtctagagaaactcatccatgtgtttatttttagttgcattgattactgcaataGTGTTTTCACATATCTGCCTAAAAATCAATTAGTTGCAGCTGATCCATCTGTtcacgttctcactaaaactagCATGATAGAGCACGTCACCTTAGTTCTAGAGTCtttacactggctccctgtagctcagagaatagattttaaaatactgttgttagtttataaatcactgaatggcttagcaccacaatgcattaaagatctgctgttgttatatcaaccttccagacctctcaggtcttccggttctggtttgctttgcatccccagaaccagaaccaaacaaggagaagcagcattcagcttctatgcaccacaaatctagaACACGGTTCAGAAAAtcgcaaaacagctgaaacactgagtccctttaaatcaaggctataACCCCAGCTGTTGAGATTTGCCATTGACTGACactaactggaacattgatcaatgtatttgatttatatttacttgatgattttaatgataccatttgacaaaatgtaatacttattgattgtttcataattggttattatgttatattttattatgtaaaaaacagtgccctgttgctgaaatgtgttatacaaataaaacttgacTTGGGCTGAGGCTTGTCCATTACTGAGGCAGAAGGCATTCTCCAGGTCCCAGGAGTTAGATAAGATTTGGCCCTGAGATGTTAACAATTCTTAGAATGTAGGGTTGCCATGGTTAAcagggaggaaggaagggagggaggaaggaatgaaggaaggaaaaaaggaaggcaggcagacagacagacaggcagtgcaaataattgatgtATGTTTCCTTTACAGGTGAAATGTGAAAGTGTGTGAGGTGTAGCTGTGAATTTACCAGCATGGATCAGAGGAAGGACAGAAAAGAGGGagccacttctgtttttaccaCACAGACTGTAGAACATAAGAGATCAGATCAGAGGTGAGATCACCAACTATAGTTGTGCTCAGTCATTATCACACAGTATTCTTGGTATGTAGATAGGAACATACTGTATAGCAAACATAttcttattattgttgttgctgTTCTTGAGGTGACCAAGGGGGCACAATGCAATAATAATGGATCTAATTTTACTTGATTAACTGATTTTTCCCTTTATGTCATTTCATCTGTTTAAACTAGGATATATATTGAAGCCAATCAATTGTCCTTTTCAAGACACAATTCAAAGAAATATGTTGTAAATTTTGAATCAAACCAACCTTCTACATCAAGCAAGTAAGTTGTATTGTAACTATGTAGTCAATCAGTCTGAAAAGTATTGTATTCCATCCAGTGTTTAATGTGTGCTCAAACAGACAATGACAACAGTGGTAGAGTTTGTCCACTAACCGGGGAGTTGCCGATTTGAATCCCAGTTCTGTTCGTCTCAGatgttgtgtccttgggcaagacactttaCCCGCCTTGCCTCACcaaaacttaattcacaccTTAGTAGTAGTGGTGGTTGAAACTGAGGTTGGGAAAAGCTCAATGTTGACTATTGACGAAAAAGGAAAACTCCTGAAATGGGACATGACATcagaagggaaagaaaaatgaatgaaagtcagTGCAAAGTTCTTGTGAAGATAGACATACaatgtgtgggcgtgtgtgtctgtgtgtacaTGTATGCATGTCTTGTTTCTCTATCTTTGCAGGAACTTTACAGTGATTTCGATTTATTTCTGTAGCCAAACCGTACTCCTAACCTTAAACATAACCATTACAATTAACACTACATACTAATCAAAactcaatccatccatccatccatccaatacaagatccaaaatgtttctttcagctTTCCAGGTGccatattttaaattactttcaCTCAAAACTCTGAACCCAAAGTTTCCATTCTTTATATTTGTTCATGAAGGTGAATATTGCATAAAGACAGTCAGtgtatgaaaagaaataaatatgtgaaacatttaattcacCATGCTCAGAGAGCTGTTCAGACAGAACAAAATCTCTACCTTTTAAAGGGCCTTTTAACACAACATTATTGGTATATACTGTAGATTTGAACAGattggaaaaaattaaagaaaaaaatgcatagtatgactattgtttttgttgctttttggatgttaaagtttgtttgttttttatcttttctgagTATGTTTTTTTCTAGTCTCATGTCTTGTAATAGCAACAAGTCAGAGGATGAGATTATGAATTTTAATTCAGACCCACAGTCTCTATTAAAGAGATAAGCTGAATCTGACTGCTGTAACTAAAGTATGTAAAGTGAGTCACTGTAAAAGACTTTTCAAAGCattgttaatttattcaaattgtTTGTGCTTTGGACTTGAtttcttgaatttatttaatacattagTTTCAGGTTTCTTTCCTATTTAGTTTTCTccactttgtatgtttttgacCTTTCTTGCTTCCTGCCAGATTGCTCCCCTTCTCAGCTTTTTCTCATTTCCCTATTTGCTTCTGCCTGCTCTCTTCCCAAGGTGCATTTTCTCTCCTCTGATTATTTCTTCTCGTTCCTATACAGCTCTCTCCTCTCCAGTTTACATTGTTCCCCACAAGTTCTTCAATTATTCTCCatgttatttcattattatctgtttatttgatcttttgttGTCTGTATGGTTTAGCCAGCTGTTCTTTACCTATTTCTACTAAGTCTTCTATTGTTTGGCAATAAATTCTTTCATCATATTCAATCCAAGATCCAGTCTACATTTTGGTCCAATCTTAAAACCATACCAATTGGCTGGTATTAAATGTGTCTCCGtgcatatttaaaaagcaacacaatgaAGATACTGAGCTAAGGAACAGTTaatgggaaaacaaaaagtaacaaaatatgcaaaacaggGTAGGACCCAAAACATGTAACTCATGTCAAAAACCACACTCTCCTAAAGTCTTTAGGTGCCCAGTTAAGCACATAGAAAACATTACAGCAAggttagaaaacacaataaagtgtAACATACGGAGAGAGTTTTCTTGGAAAGTTAGCCTCCAGTGAAGAACAATAAATGGTTAACATCAGCTTGAGAGGtgccaaaataaaagtaagataGACATGGTGGCTAATGTTACTGCTGTACATTAGTAAGACTTGAACACTATAAATTAGTGCTTAGGAAAATATGTCCAATATGTCCACATATGCAATGAATTCAGGCTGGTCCAGATTCCAAAagcaattttaattaaaaccagaTGCAAAAGTCTTTTTCCTGAAATGCAGAGACAGATTTCAttgccatttttgtttaaaatgatagAAGAGTTGCAGAAGATGAAGAGGTTAAGTATCAATTGGTGGTCACtaccacagaaaaaaagacccTCCTCTCACCCAAGGACCATTCAAACATGGTACtaattctctaaaaaaaaataacaacaacaacattgcAAACAGATCTGTGTTattgtaaattaaatgtaactttacaaattttattgtttaaggtttttattgttgaaattgAGAgtgcagaattttaaaaagaatatttgaaaaataattcaaaaatgtctaaaaactTTAGAGTAATCTAAACCATGTTCTTAGCTCTGATGGGAGAGGTCACTGACATTTTGAGCTGTAGATCCTTAGCATAAAATCTTGAGACACTGAGGTACAAGCAGATCTAAGCCCATTAATGGTGCTGACTCAAATGGTGGAAACTCTGTTGGGGACTTTGATTTGAATAACTTGTCAAGCAAGTTCTGGAAGAGAGTTCAAGGTCCAGCCAACACAGCCCATTTGTGATATGGAAAAGAATATCTGAAATTGCTCAAACCAAGAATAAAGTAACAGTCGGTGAGGTGTGATAATCAAGAACCAGACATTTTACGACTCAAAGACTCATATGTTAAGATAATTATTTGGCTGACAGGACCTGAAGACAATACCTTGCAAAAATAACTGGACATGTAAAGTTGACATTAAGGTAAACAGAGCTAACCTAAAATGTAAACCCcattttggaaactttttacttttggtaTAAACAAATTCACTCATTAGTGAGAGTGCTGCCTTCAGTAACCAACTATTGTTttgtaacagtaaaaaaaatattttgtgctaCTGTTATTACCATAGCCATATTGAAGTAAACATGGCAGGTCAAAGTTagttattaaatattgtttgttgGGGCAAATATGAATCAAACAAGTGAGTGTTTAAATATGGTGATGTAGCTTTAAGATTTTGCATATCAGTAATTGCTTCCAAATCTGTTGTTGCAACAAAAATGATGATTGTTAGAAAAGAATGGGATTTCTCATAGACATTGCTATTATCCTAATGCAGTCTTTCTCAAATTGTGTGCCTGGATCACTAGTTGTCCAAATGCGCCCCCTAGTGAGCAACAGGGACGCTTGCAATCcggctcagaaaaaaaaaaagatttttttttaattataacttcctaaaaatgaaacaaacaacgCTTAGCCtggcgggggaggaaaaagggGGAGTTGGTAAAGCATGGTGGGCTGCCAGACTTATAAAGCACTGGGAGAAACCCTGTGTACAGCATGACAACTTATGTCCATAAAACACAATGGCTCTGAGTACTTTGCTCCACAACACTTGAAAAGGAAGGggtgggatttttttaaataagagcaTTTTAGAAAGCTTCTAATTCCAATGAAAATGACCAGGACCTGTAAATCTTCTTATGTAGCTTAATGTATACTCCAATATGTCTTTGTCAACCTTCaccttgtgatttttttctttctgtgaacaGACAGAATGTGTTAATGCTTTGTGATTACTTTGCAGACTGGACCAGCAGAAATCAGAGGATTCCAGTTGTCAGCCTGTCCTGCAGGGCCAAATAGAGCTTGACTCCATATTTATGGTCTGTGCATGTACatcagctttttctttctttcctttatttaacccaGTAAAACACCATTTAGATCCAGATCtcatttgtaaaagttacataggCAGAAATCTGCTACTTCACAGCTATTCTAATCATCTTCTTCTTGATCCCTGTATGAACCAgtggattttcagtttatttaatctGAATCTGATATTTGGTTCCATGATGTGATATTTAGGGCCTGATCTGGAAAGGTTCCGAATCAGAAATGGTAAATTCCTCAAAGAAAGAGAATTGTATGCACAGGAAGTAGAGTGTTGCATGTGATTTACAAAGATTCACTGTGCAATTGATTGCAGGAACAACAGTGGTGGAGACCACTCTATTTAAATGAGGATTTTCCGTGAGTCATAAGTTGACATCATGGAGAATATTGGAGAGCACAGTgggcataaaagaaaaattaagtaGAAAATCATTATGCTGGAggtataaaaacagaaagaagaagaattcAATTAACTTAAATTAGTATACAACATGGTACAGcgcaacagaaaaaacatttgcgattaatcaaaacaaagctcTAAACCTTCGTATTTACCTCCAGAATTGTTGGAACatgcagcagataaaatatAATCACCTTTTCTTGGATTTATAGAAACGCTTCTGCAGAGaatcaaaacatgacagtgTGCTACCATAAAGTGATATCTAGCAGCTCAAGATAGGCATTGCTGGAGGATGTTtctaagtttttaaaaatatttttactttattttctttaaatgttaaaaatacttGACAGACAATGACTAATTGTAAATATGCCTCCTGTTCGGCACAGTGACCTCAGACATCACTGCATTGGAGCTTATACCAACTTTTCTACAGAGTAAATATATAGATGCTAAAACAGATCTAGGAATTTGTTTGAGTTTAGTAAATAGCATAGCCAGAGATAAGTCATTACATTTGCATATCCTTATCCCAGTGTTCTGTGCTTTGTCAGCATATGAAGGCATATACGCTAAAATTAGTGGACCTGCAATTATTCTCCTCATTTTCTCCTGgtttttacctgtttttatacaatcaaacatttctaaatccgGCACTTTGTATTCTTTTTCAGCTGTTGGAATCACATGTTGTCAAATTTGTGAAGAACGAACTAAAGAAGATCCAGGAGGTTCTGAGACATGATCACCCAAAATTATTTGGGAGTCAATTTGAGGATGAAGAGCTCTTAGGGCATACGGATGAGGAGCAGAAGAGGAAAAGCAGAGAGGCAATTATGAGGATAACTCTGAAATTTCTGAGGGGACTGAAGCAGATAGAGCTGGCTGATCGTCTCGAGAACAGTAAGAAAATTTCTTCAATGATTTAATGTGATGGTGTATCTTGGTATAGATATTCATGTACATAGATCACAGCTTGGACAATGACAGTAAGAGTCACCGGAGTCTTAATAGTTGCAAACAATCACAGACGTGTCAATCCTATGAGTTGTCTGTGTCACCATAGAGAAACATACTTATTAAATAATCAACATTTGAAGTGCGATTCTCACAACTATAATTTCTAAGTCTGAAAAATTCTATTCCTTCTGACAAGTAGAGAAAGACAAATTAGATTGGGCATgaattgtctaaaaaaaatcataaaagcaGGCCAGTGTAGTTTCATTGCAGTACTTAGAAATTATGTCTTAAGAGATTGTACAGAAATCTTTTAAGATTGCGGTACAATCTCTTACCatattacatatatatgtatgtatgggTATACATATGTGTGTGCGTATTTaatatacacatacacacacataatgtataaaaaaattatgtcatAATGTATGCACATTATAACATAGTATATACATTATATCTTGTGTATAATGTATGATATTTCCATTActaatgtttttcttgtcattccATTCAGAACTGTTAAAAGTACTTTGTAAACGTCAACTGAAATCGTCTCTGAAGAAGAAGTTCCAGTGTCTGTTTGAGGGAATTCCTAAAGCAGGAAACCAAACTCCTCTTAATCAGATCTACACAGAGCTCTACATCACAGAAGGAGAAACTGGAGAGGTCAATAAAGAACATGAGGTCAGACAGATTGAAGCAGCATCCAGGAAACCAGAGAGCCCAGAAACAACAATCAAACTTGAAGACATCTTTAAGCCTCTGCCTGTAAGAGATGAACCAATCAAGACAGTGATGACACAGGGAGTGGCTGGCATTGGGAAAACAGTCTTAACTCAAAAGTTCATTCTGGACtgggctgaaaaaaaaaccaaccatgACGTTGAGTTCATATTTCCATTCACTTTCAGAGAGCTGAATGTGCTGAAGGATAGAAACTTCAGTTTGGTGGAACTTGTTCATCAATTCTTTGCTGAAACCAAAAGAATCCGTCAGTTCGAGCAGTTCCAAGTGACATTCATCTTTGATGGCCTGGATGAGAGTCGATTTCATTTGGACTTCCACAGCAATGAGATCCTGACTGATGTTACACAGTCTGCCTCAGTGGATGTTCTGCTGACAAACCTTATCAGGGGGAAACTGCTTCCTTCAGCCCGCCTCTGGATAACTACAAGACCTGCAGCAGCCAGTCAGATCCCTGCTGAGTGCGTTGACATGATGACAGAGGTTAGAGGGTTTACTGACCCACAGAAAGAGGAGTATTTCAAGAAGAGGttcagaggagaggaggagaaagccaGCAATATCATCTCCTACATTAAGACATTACGGACCCTCCACATCATGTGCCACATCCCAGtcttctgctggatcactgctacAGTTCTGGACGATGTGTTGAAGACCCAAGAGGGAGGAGAGCTGCCCAAGACCCTGACTGAGATGTACATTCACTTTTTGGTAGTTCAGACCAAGGTTAAGAAAGTCAAGTTTGATGGAGGAGTTGTGACAGATCCACACTGGAGTTCagagagcagaaaaataatcaagtCTCTTGGAAAACTGGcttttgatcagctgcagaaaggaaacctgATTTTCTACGAGTCAGACCTGAAAGAGTGTGGCATAGATATCAGATCAGCCTCAGTGTACTCAGGAGTCTTCACACAGATATTTATAGAAGACAAAGGACCACACCAGGACAAGGTTTTCTGCTTTGTCCATCTGACCAttcaggagtttctggctgctcttCATGTTCATCTGACCTTCATCAACTCTGGTGTTAATTTAatggataaaaaacaaaaacctcctAAGAGGTATTCTCTAGctaagaaacaaaaaccaaaatatctCCATGAATGTGCTATTGACAAAGCCCTACAGAGTTCAAATGGACATCTAGATTTGTTCCTCCGCTTCCTTCTGGGTCTTTCACTGGAAACCAGTCAAGTTTTCCTCGAAACCCTTCTGTCACAGAACCCAGTCATGAACATACCTATTAATCATGAAACTCCCTTGTACATCAAGAAGAAGATCAATGACAATTTGTCAGCAGAACAAAGTATCAATCTGTTCCACTGTCTGAACGAACTAAATGATCTTTCTCTGGTGAAGGAGATCCAACAGTCCTTGAGTTCAGGAAGTCTCACAACAGATAAACTCACCAATGCTCAGTGGTCTGCTCTGGTTTTCCTCTTATTGTCATCAGGCAAATATTTGGATGAGTTTGACCTGAAGAAATACTCTGCTTCAGAAGACGCTCTTCTGAGGCTGCTGTCTGTGGTCAAAGCTTCCAGCAAGGCTTTGTAAGTACAGTCAAATTCAAATCACCAGCaaggaaaattttatttttagttgatttacattttttttctcatttaagtaaatattaaaagtgaTGTACAGTACAATATGAATTGCAGAATTCTTTGTATTATTGTAATTGTGTGCTTATTACATAGTTTTAGTTAATAGCACCACCAATCGCTCTTGTGTGCACACCCTCCCCCTCGATCTGCTACGCTACAGTTTTTTCTGACAGAAGAGTCTGACAtaaatgctcaggctagttactGATATCAATGGCAgtggataaacggttttcctctgctattagcacatttagcagcacataTATGAGGTTGATTAACAGCTCTAAAACATTCCTCCTAGCTTAATTGTTTTTGACCAGGCCCAATGAATGTGCATGCTTCAGgcagcaatagtagctcagggaagaggtggaggagcttaATCTTTTCACAGTTTCTCTGTCTCATACCATCCTAACAGgttgacagttttaacaaatacataaataaatgttgttgtacTTTTAAAACTTACATATTGATACTTTAATGATGCTCtacaaaaagacaacaaaaaacaaaccaaacaaactaaGTTCTGCTGGATCAGTAAGtcagagttttaatttttaacaaagcctgaaacacaaacatataaTTGATTTTGACCAGCAATCTCTGAATAATCTTATGAACTTTAATTAGCCAGTTACATTTTATGAGTTTGTCTAAATGAACCTTCAGTTCAGCAAAAAATGCCATCTTTTCCATAcacaatacataaaaaacagtcCTTGAAGACTGGTAttatgcaacttttagatgcgtctattttaaaaacacacctgaTCCAAATTTTTAGGTAATTAGTGTGACTTTACAGAATTGGCTGCATGCAGAGGATTTGACTCAGGTGTACTGGGTCAGGACACCAGTCCTTGACAATAGAATTTGATATAGTTGCCCTAATTAAATTTAAAGGTTTGCTTTCAAGTCGAGATTAGTGAAACTCTAATCAAacgaaatgtaaaaaataactgataaaCTAAATATGAAGGAATCCACTTAGAGAGAAATAAGTTGAACCTCCAAATATGGAAATGCTCAAAGTACAAACACAGATGAAACCCAAACACCTGAGGATAATGACACCAAATACATAATCCTTCACACCAAAGTTGTTCTCCTTGCAAAAGACTTTTCTTGGATTGCCAGACAGAGAGGTGTGTCTCATTATTTCATAGGACATGTTTGGACTATTCTAGAGTCCCAGGGTGCTgtacaaagtgcttcacaccTCTGCATCCAACACCTTCCAGTTCTACTAAGCTAAGAAAACCCAATCTCAAATATATACCAATATTAAGactctcctccttcctctgattggttgtttctgacagagcaaTGAATTTGTGCAGATGACAGCAGGTCCATAGAGAGAAATTCACCAATTGTCTCATATtgtactgtcacaacatagtgacagttttatcaaacatgtaaaaaaaacaaaaaaacatttacatactGCTTCTTTAAGAAAGGTTCTAGAAGTCAAAAGATTAAAagatcttttgtaaaaaaaaaaaaatacagttgtccaaaggtcacatttaaaaaaaaaaatcaagttaaacattttgtgtttattgtgtttgtttttctatttcagaCTGAGTGGCTGTAACCTTTCAGAAagaagctgtgaagctctgtcctTAGTGCTCAGCTCTCAGTCCTGTTCTTTGAAAGAGTTGGACCTGAGTGACAACAACCTGTATGATTCAGGAGTAAAACATCTGTCAGACGGCCTGAAGAGTCCAAACTGCAAACTGGAAGTTCTCAGGTTTGACTCAGAACCTTT
Proteins encoded:
- the LOC114134452 gene encoding NLR family CARD domain-containing protein 3-like, which translates into the protein MDQRKDRKEGATSVFTTQTVEHKRSDQRLDQQKSEDSSCQPVLQGQIELDSIFMLLESHVVKFVKNELKKIQEVLRHDHPKLFGSQFEDEELLGHTDEEQKRKSREAIMRITLKFLRGLKQIELADRLENKLLKVLCKRQLKSSLKKKFQCLFEGIPKAGNQTPLNQIYTELYITEGETGEVNKEHEVRQIEAASRKPESPETTIKLEDIFKPLPVRDEPIKTVMTQGVAGIGKTVLTQKFILDWAEKKTNHDVEFIFPFTFRELNVLKDRNFSLVELVHQFFAETKRIRQFEQFQVTFIFDGLDESRFHLDFHSNEILTDVTQSASVDVLLTNLIRGKLLPSARLWITTRPAAASQIPAECVDMMTEVRGFTDPQKEEYFKKRFRGEEEKASNIISYIKTLRTLHIMCHIPVFCWITATVLDDVLKTQEGGELPKTLTEMYIHFLVVQTKVKKVKFDGGVVTDPHWSSESRKIIKSLGKLAFDQLQKGNLIFYESDLKECGIDIRSASVYSGVFTQIFIEDKGPHQDKVFCFVHLTIQEFLAALHVHLTFINSGVNLMDKKQKPPKRYSLAKKQKPKYLHECAIDKALQSSNGHLDLFLRFLLGLSLETSQVFLETLLSQNPVMNIPINHETPLYIKKKINDNLSAEQSINLFHCLNELNDLSLVKEIQQSLSSGSLTTDKLTNAQWSALVFLLLSSGKYLDEFDLKKYSASEDALLRLLSVVKASSKALLSGCNLSERSCEALSLVLSSQSCSLKELDLSDNNLYDSGVKHLSDGLKSPNCKLEVLRLSGCLITDDGCASLALALSTNPSHLKVLDLAYNHPKPSGVKILSTCKSSTLETLRLEPAAERWLTPDLKKYYHQLTINTETMNRLLKLSHNKRKVTCVEKIQTHSYHSDRLSCPEVLCADGLTDRCYWEVQWSGDVNISLSYKRISRGESNEHSLFGKNNQSWSLYCSSQDGYAVWHNNSKISIPSSITKIVAVFVNYPAGILSFYKVSSGKLIHLHTFSTTFREKLYPGFGFWSVNSSVILC